One genomic segment of Bacteroides caccae includes these proteins:
- the phnX gene encoding phosphonoacetaldehyde hydrolase — protein sequence MKKIKCVIMDWAGTAVDYGCFAPVAAFIEAFAEKGLIIDVVQTRKPMGLPKIQHIRELLSMPEVNEQFATRYQRAWTEEDVVELNRLFEKHLFASLENYTDPIPGVIPTLEKLRAEGLKIGSTTGYTREMMNVVLPAAQAKGYRVDYCATPNLLPAGRPAPYMIFENLIKLGVDSLDAVVKVGDTIADIKEGVNAKVCSVGVVLGSNEMALTEAETKAMPAAELEARIADVKERMFAAGASYVILSMEELPALIERMNADR from the coding sequence ATGAAAAAGATTAAATGTGTAATTATGGATTGGGCCGGTACAGCCGTCGATTACGGATGTTTTGCCCCGGTGGCAGCTTTTATCGAAGCATTTGCCGAAAAAGGACTGATTATAGATGTGGTGCAGACCCGCAAACCAATGGGGTTACCAAAGATTCAGCATATTCGCGAGTTGCTGTCGATGCCCGAGGTGAATGAACAGTTTGCTACGCGTTATCAGCGTGCCTGGACGGAGGAAGATGTGGTGGAATTGAACCGTCTTTTTGAAAAACATCTGTTTGCCTCGCTCGAAAATTACACAGACCCTATTCCGGGCGTGATTCCGACACTGGAGAAACTGCGTGCCGAAGGTCTGAAAATTGGCTCTACTACCGGATATACCCGCGAAATGATGAATGTTGTTCTTCCTGCTGCGCAGGCAAAAGGGTATCGGGTGGATTACTGTGCTACTCCGAACTTACTTCCCGCCGGACGTCCGGCTCCTTACATGATTTTTGAAAACCTGATAAAGCTGGGTGTCGACAGTCTTGATGCCGTAGTAAAAGTTGGGGACACGATTGCCGACATCAAAGAGGGAGTCAACGCAAAGGTTTGCAGTGTGGGAGTTGTTCTCGGAAGTAACGAAATGGCTCTCACCGAGGCCGAAACAAAGGCCATGCCGGCTGCCGAACTTGAAGCTCGCATCGCTGATGTGAAGGAACGTATGTTTGCTGCAGGTGCCTCTTATGTGATTCTTTCCATGGAGGAACTGCCTGCATTGATCGAAAGAATGAACGCTGACAGATGA
- a CDS encoding DUF5690 family protein, whose product MNFKEKLSPSAQKKLSDLLFIFYAGGAALLSYSLVYALRKPFTAATFDGMELFGMDYKVATSIIQIFGYMVSKFIGIKLISELKREGRLKFILVSIGVAELSLVLFGCLPRPFNVLALFFNGLSLGCMWGVIFSFLEGRRVTDLLASLFGLSIAVSSGTAKSIGLFVVDILNVSEFWMPALIGAVALPLLAGLGYILDHLPKPTAEDKALRVERVTLDRQQRWELFRNFAPVLTLLFFANLFLTVLQDVKEDFLVKIIDVNAAGLSSWVFAKVDGVVTLIILAVFATLALVKSHIKVLSTLLTLVIAGAVTLSFVAFNYDSLQLSPLVWLFIQSLCLYFSYLSFQTIFFDRFIACFRIRGNVGFFIAMVDSIGYTGTVLVLVFKECFNPNLDWLEFYNTMAGTVGIVCCTAFTVSLFYLMQRYRKGKRKEIREKATSCPVPSLASSY is encoded by the coding sequence ATGAATTTCAAAGAAAAACTGTCGCCTTCGGCTCAAAAAAAACTTTCTGATTTACTTTTTATCTTCTATGCGGGAGGTGCGGCGCTGTTGTCTTACTCACTGGTGTATGCGCTTCGCAAGCCATTCACCGCTGCTACATTCGACGGCATGGAACTGTTCGGCATGGATTATAAAGTGGCAACAAGCATCATTCAGATATTCGGGTACATGGTATCCAAGTTTATCGGAATCAAACTTATTTCTGAACTGAAGAGAGAGGGCCGCCTGAAATTCATTCTTGTCTCCATTGGGGTTGCCGAGCTCTCTTTAGTTCTTTTCGGATGTCTGCCTCGTCCGTTCAATGTGCTGGCGTTGTTCTTCAACGGGCTATCGTTGGGTTGTATGTGGGGCGTTATCTTCAGCTTCCTCGAAGGCCGGCGGGTGACGGACTTACTCGCTTCCCTTTTCGGGCTGAGTATTGCGGTGAGTAGTGGTACGGCAAAGTCGATCGGGCTTTTCGTAGTCGATATCTTGAATGTCAGCGAGTTTTGGATGCCTGCGTTGATTGGTGCGGTAGCGCTGCCTCTGTTGGCGGGGCTGGGATACATTCTCGACCACCTACCCAAGCCGACTGCCGAAGATAAAGCGTTGCGTGTGGAGCGTGTCACGTTGGACAGACAACAACGTTGGGAACTTTTCCGCAACTTTGCCCCTGTGCTGACGTTACTTTTCTTTGCCAATCTCTTTCTCACTGTCCTGCAAGATGTCAAGGAAGACTTTCTTGTGAAGATTATAGATGTGAATGCCGCCGGTCTTTCCTCTTGGGTATTTGCCAAAGTAGACGGTGTTGTGACGTTGATTATTCTGGCTGTTTTTGCCACTCTTGCATTAGTGAAAAGTCATATCAAAGTTCTTTCGACCTTGCTGACGCTGGTCATTGCAGGTGCGGTAACTCTCAGTTTCGTCGCTTTCAATTACGATAGCTTGCAACTTTCTCCGTTGGTGTGGTTGTTTATTCAGAGCCTTTGCCTCTACTTTTCCTATCTTAGTTTTCAGACAATTTTCTTCGACCGTTTTATAGCCTGTTTCCGGATTAGGGGAAATGTGGGTTTCTTCATCGCAATGGTTGATTCTATCGGCTATACGGGAACGGTATTGGTGTTGGTATTTAAAGAATGTTTCAATCCGAATCTGGACTGGCTCGAATTTTACAATACAATGGCGGGCACGGTGGGAATCGTTTGCTGTACGGCGTTTACAGTTTCCTTGTTCTACCTGATGCAGCGCTACCGGAAAGGCAAGCGGAAGGAAATACGTGAAAAGGCAACTTCTTGTCCGGTTCCTTCCCTTGCATCTTCTTATTGA
- the rseP gene encoding RIP metalloprotease RseP, producing METFLIRALQLIMSLSLLVIIHEGGHFLFARLFKVRVEKFCLFFDPWFTLFKFKPKKSETEYAVGWLPLGGYVKIAGMIDESMDTEQMKQPEQPWEFRSKPAWQRLLIMVGGVLFNFLLALFIYSMILFAWGDQYIKVQEAPLGMDFNETAKSVGFKDGDVLLSADGVPFERYDGDMLSQIADAREVSVLRDGAKASVYIPDDMMQRLLADSIRFASFRFPYVVDSVMVNSPAAQAGIQPGDSIIALNGTPISFSDFKQAMAERKKNAATLLKDSIDPRFITLAYVRGGVTDTLSMRVDSAYLMGVTACLVTDRLLPMVKKQYAFLESFPAGVSLGVKTLKGYVGNMKYLFSKEGAKQLGGFGTIGSIFPATWDWHQFWYMTAFLSIILAFMNILPIPALDGGHVLFLIYEMIARRKPSDKFMEYAQMTGMILLFGLLIWANFNDILRFFF from the coding sequence ATGGAAACATTTTTGATTCGTGCCCTGCAATTGATAATGAGCCTTTCGTTGCTCGTCATCATTCATGAAGGCGGGCATTTCTTATTTGCCCGTTTGTTCAAAGTGCGGGTGGAAAAATTCTGCTTATTCTTCGACCCTTGGTTCACTTTGTTCAAGTTCAAACCAAAGAAAAGCGAAACAGAATATGCTGTCGGGTGGTTGCCGTTGGGTGGCTATGTCAAGATAGCCGGTATGATTGACGAATCAATGGATACCGAACAGATGAAACAACCCGAACAGCCGTGGGAGTTCCGTTCCAAGCCGGCCTGGCAACGTCTGCTGATCATGGTGGGCGGTGTGTTGTTCAATTTCCTGTTGGCGTTGTTCATCTACTCAATGATTCTTTTCGCGTGGGGCGACCAATATATAAAAGTACAGGAAGCTCCCCTCGGTATGGATTTTAATGAAACAGCCAAGTCCGTAGGTTTCAAAGACGGAGACGTGTTGCTCTCTGCCGACGGTGTTCCTTTCGAACGTTATGACGGTGATATGTTGAGCCAGATTGCCGATGCACGCGAAGTCAGTGTGTTGCGTGACGGTGCAAAGGCTTCCGTTTATATTCCCGATGATATGATGCAACGTCTGTTGGCGGACAGTATCCGCTTCGCTTCTTTCCGTTTCCCGTATGTCGTAGACAGTGTAATGGTGAACTCGCCTGCCGCGCAAGCCGGTATCCAGCCGGGGGATAGTATTATCGCCTTGAATGGAACTCCGATTTCTTTCTCCGATTTCAAACAAGCCATGGCGGAGCGCAAAAAGAATGCTGCGACTCTCCTTAAAGACAGCATAGACCCCCGCTTCATCACCTTGGCTTATGTGCGTGGCGGCGTGACGGATACATTGAGTATGCGTGTCGATTCTGCCTATCTAATGGGAGTAACCGCCTGCCTTGTCACCGACCGCCTTCTTCCAATGGTGAAAAAGCAATATGCCTTCCTGGAGTCTTTCCCTGCAGGCGTCTCTCTTGGTGTGAAAACGCTGAAAGGCTATGTGGGCAATATGAAATACCTGTTCTCTAAAGAAGGAGCGAAGCAGTTGGGCGGTTTCGGAACGATCGGCAGTATCTTCCCGGCTACATGGGACTGGCACCAGTTCTGGTACATGACAGCTTTCCTGTCTATCATCCTTGCTTTCATGAATATTCTGCCTATCCCTGCGTTGGACGGTGGCCATGTTCTTTTCCTTATTTACGAGATGATAGCCCGCCGCAAACCGAGTGACAAGTTTATGGAGTATGCCCAGATGACCGGTATGATTTTACTTTTCGGTCTGCTTATTTGGGCAAACTTTAATGATATTTTGAGGTTTTTCTTCTAA
- a CDS encoding 1-deoxy-D-xylulose-5-phosphate reductoisomerase yields MSIENNKKKKQIAILGSTGSIGTQALQVIEEHPDLYEPYALTANNRVDLLVAQARKFQPEVVVIANEAKYAELKEALSDLPIKVYAGTDAICQIVEAGPIDMVLTAMVGYAGLKPTMNAIRARKAIALANKETLVVAGELINQLAQQYRTPILPVDSEHSAVFQCLAGEVGNPIEKVILTASGGPFRTYTLEQLKTVTKTQALKHPNWEMGAKITIDSASMMNKGFEVIEAKWLFGVQPGQIEVVVHPQSVIHSMVQFEDGAVKAQLGMPDMRLPIQYAFSYPDRISASFERLDFAKCTNLTFEQPDTKRFRNLSLAYEAMYRGGNMPCIVNAANEVVVASFLKDGISFLGMSDVIEKTMEQAAFVANPSYEDYVATDEEARRIASELVRRQNPQK; encoded by the coding sequence ATGAGTATAGAGAATAATAAAAAGAAGAAACAAATAGCTATTCTGGGCTCTACCGGTTCTATCGGCACACAGGCATTGCAGGTGATTGAAGAACACCCGGACCTGTACGAGCCTTATGCCCTGACAGCCAACAACCGGGTGGACCTGTTGGTTGCGCAGGCAAGAAAATTCCAGCCGGAAGTCGTTGTGATTGCCAACGAAGCAAAGTATGCTGAACTGAAGGAAGCATTGAGCGACCTGCCTATTAAAGTGTATGCAGGTACTGATGCTATTTGCCAGATTGTGGAAGCCGGACCGATTGACATGGTGCTTACTGCCATGGTCGGATATGCCGGGTTGAAACCGACCATGAACGCTATCCGTGCCCGCAAGGCTATTGCTCTCGCCAATAAAGAGACGCTGGTCGTGGCGGGTGAGTTGATAAACCAGTTGGCACAGCAATACCGCACCCCGATTTTGCCGGTAGATTCTGAACACTCGGCCGTCTTTCAGTGTTTAGCGGGAGAAGTAGGCAATCCGATTGAAAAAGTGATTCTGACAGCTTCGGGCGGTCCTTTTCGCACGTATACGTTGGAACAACTGAAAACCGTGACCAAGACACAAGCCCTGAAACATCCTAATTGGGAAATGGGCGCAAAGATAACGATTGATTCTGCCTCCATGATGAACAAAGGCTTTGAAGTAATTGAAGCCAAGTGGTTGTTTGGCGTTCAGCCCGGCCAGATAGAAGTGGTCGTACATCCGCAGTCGGTCATTCATTCAATGGTCCAGTTTGAGGACGGTGCCGTGAAGGCGCAGCTCGGTATGCCGGATATGCGTTTGCCCATTCAGTACGCGTTCTCTTATCCCGACCGTATCAGCGCTTCTTTTGAACGGCTCGACTTTGCAAAATGTACCAACCTGACTTTCGAACAACCCGACACGAAGCGTTTCCGTAACCTCTCTCTGGCTTACGAAGCGATGTATCGGGGCGGAAATATGCCTTGTATTGTCAATGCTGCCAACGAGGTGGTGGTCGCCTCTTTCCTGAAAGACGGCATCAGCTTTCTCGGCATGAGTGATGTGATAGAGAAAACAATGGAGCAAGCCGCTTTCGTGGCGAATCCGAGTTATGAGGACTATGTAGCGACCGACGAAGAAGCAAGAAGAATCGCTTCCGAGCTTGTGCGCCGGCAAAATCCTCAGAAATAA
- a CDS encoding M23 family metallopeptidase: MPKKRRSRAFWKNFKFKYKLTVVNENTLEEIVGLRVSKLNGLSVLLSVLAVLFLIAACIIAFTPLQNYLPGYMNSEVRTQIVDNALRVDSLQQILNKQNLYIMNIQDIFSGKVAIDSVQTLDSLTAAREDTLMERTKREEEFRRQYEENEKYNLTTVTSQPDVNGLILYRPTRGMVSDHFNAEKKHFGTDIAANPNESVLATMDGTVILSTYTAETGYLIGVQHNQDLISIYKHCGSLLKKEGERVKGGEAIALVGNSGTLSTGPHLHFELWYKGHPINPEKYIVF, encoded by the coding sequence ATGCCGAAGAAAAGACGAAGCAGAGCTTTCTGGAAAAATTTCAAGTTCAAGTATAAACTAACGGTTGTTAATGAGAATACACTTGAAGAAATTGTAGGGCTTCGTGTGTCAAAACTGAATGGCCTTTCGGTGCTGCTTAGTGTGCTGGCGGTGCTTTTCCTGATTGCGGCCTGCATCATTGCTTTCACCCCTTTGCAGAATTATCTTCCGGGATATATGAACAGTGAGGTCCGCACGCAGATTGTGGACAATGCCTTACGGGTAGACTCCCTGCAACAGATACTCAACAAGCAGAACCTCTACATTATGAATATTCAGGATATTTTCAGTGGAAAAGTGGCGATAGACAGCGTGCAGACGCTCGACTCGCTGACCGCCGCCCGTGAAGACACACTAATGGAACGCACGAAACGCGAAGAAGAATTCCGCCGTCAGTACGAAGAGAATGAAAAATATAACCTTACCACGGTCACTTCCCAACCGGATGTGAACGGACTGATTTTATATCGTCCCACACGCGGAATGGTTTCCGACCATTTCAATGCGGAAAAGAAACATTTTGGAACCGATATAGCCGCCAATCCCAATGAAAGTGTGTTGGCTACTATGGACGGAACGGTTATTCTAAGCACTTATACCGCCGAAACAGGCTATCTGATAGGTGTACAGCATAATCAGGATTTGATTTCGATTTACAAACATTGTGGTTCCCTGCTGAAGAAAGAGGGCGAACGTGTGAAAGGCGGCGAAGCCATTGCTTTGGTGGGCAATAGCGGCACACTTAGCACCGGTCCGCACCTGCATTTCGAACTTTGGTATAAGGGACATCCCATTAATCCGGAGAAATACATTGTATTTTAA
- the rimM gene encoding ribosome maturation factor RimM (Essential for efficient processing of 16S rRNA), translating to MIKKEEVYKIGLFNKPHGIHGELQFTFTDDIFDRVDCDYLVCLLDGIFVPFFMEEYRFRSDSTALVKLEGVDTAERARMFTNVEVYFPVKHAEEAGEGELSWEFFVGFRMEDVHHGMLGEVVDVDTATVNTLFIVEREGEELLVPAQEEFIRGIDQQQKLITVELPEGLLNLDELEEEE from the coding sequence ATGATAAAGAAAGAAGAAGTATATAAAATAGGACTATTCAACAAGCCGCACGGCATACACGGCGAGTTGCAGTTTACCTTCACGGACGATATTTTCGACCGGGTGGACTGTGATTATCTGGTATGCCTGCTCGACGGGATTTTCGTTCCTTTCTTTATGGAGGAATACCGTTTCCGTTCGGATTCCACCGCTTTGGTGAAGCTCGAAGGGGTGGACACGGCCGAACGTGCCCGTATGTTTACCAACGTCGAGGTTTACTTTCCGGTGAAGCATGCGGAAGAAGCCGGTGAAGGAGAATTGTCGTGGGAATTTTTTGTCGGTTTCCGTATGGAAGACGTGCACCACGGGATGTTGGGAGAAGTGGTAGATGTGGATACCGCCACGGTTAACACGCTTTTTATCGTTGAAAGAGAAGGGGAAGAATTGCTTGTTCCCGCGCAGGAAGAATTTATCCGGGGGATAGACCAGCAACAGAAACTCATCACAGTGGAACTTCCCGAAGGTTTGTTGAATTTGGACGAACTGGAGGAGGAAGAATAA
- the murA gene encoding UDP-N-acetylglucosamine 1-carboxyvinyltransferase — protein sequence MASFVIEGGHRLSGEIHPQGAKNEVLQIICATLLTAEEVTVDNIPDILDVNNLIQLMREMGVTVSKKGIDSYSFKAENVDLAYLESDEFLKKCSSLRGSVMLIGPMVARFGKALISKPGGDKIGRRRLDTHFLGIQNLGADFRYDEGRGIYEITADRLQGNYMLLDEASVTGTANIVMAAVLAKGTTTIYNAACEPYLQQLCRMLNRMGARISGIASNLLTIEGVEELHGTQHTVLPDMIEVGSFIGMAAMTKSEITIKNVSYENLGIIPESFRRLGIKLEQRGDDIYVPAQEVYEIESFIDGSIMTIADAPWPGLTPDLLSVMLVVATQAKGSVLIHQKMFESRLFFVDKLIDMGAQIILCDPHRAVVIGHNHGFKLRGARLTSPDIRAGIALLIAAMSAEGTSTISNIEQIDRGYQNIEGRLNAIGARITRI from the coding sequence ATGGCTTCATTTGTAATCGAAGGAGGACATCGGCTAAGCGGGGAAATTCATCCGCAAGGCGCCAAAAACGAAGTTTTGCAGATAATCTGCGCCACGTTGCTGACTGCCGAAGAAGTGACGGTGGACAACATACCTGACATCTTGGATGTCAACAACCTGATCCAGCTGATGCGGGAAATGGGTGTGACGGTTTCAAAGAAAGGCATTGACTCATATAGCTTTAAAGCAGAAAACGTCGATCTGGCTTACCTGGAAAGCGACGAATTTCTGAAGAAATGTTCCAGCCTCCGTGGCTCAGTGATGTTGATCGGCCCCATGGTTGCCCGTTTCGGAAAAGCGTTAATATCGAAACCGGGCGGAGATAAAATCGGCCGACGCCGTCTGGATACTCACTTTTTGGGCATTCAGAACTTGGGTGCGGACTTCCGTTATGACGAAGGACGCGGCATTTACGAAATCACCGCCGACAGGTTGCAAGGCAATTATATGCTGCTGGACGAAGCCTCCGTCACCGGAACGGCGAACATTGTAATGGCAGCCGTACTAGCCAAAGGAACTACCACTATTTACAACGCTGCCTGCGAGCCTTACCTGCAACAACTGTGCCGGATGCTGAACCGCATGGGTGCCCGGATCAGCGGTATAGCTTCCAACCTTCTGACGATTGAAGGCGTGGAAGAACTGCACGGTACACAGCACACCGTATTGCCCGATATGATTGAAGTCGGTAGCTTTATTGGTATGGCAGCGATGACCAAAAGCGAAATAACCATTAAAAACGTCTCCTACGAAAATCTGGGCATTATTCCCGAGAGTTTCCGTCGTCTGGGCATTAAGCTCGAGCAGAGGGGAGACGATATTTACGTTCCCGCACAGGAGGTCTACGAGATAGAATCTTTCATTGACGGCTCTATCATGACGATAGCCGACGCACCGTGGCCGGGACTGACTCCCGACTTGCTCAGCGTAATGCTTGTCGTTGCCACGCAAGCCAAAGGGAGCGTGCTTATTCATCAGAAGATGTTCGAAAGCCGTCTGTTCTTTGTGGACAAACTGATCGACATGGGTGCGCAGATCATTCTTTGCGACCCGCATCGTGCCGTAGTTATCGGACATAACCATGGGTTCAAGTTGCGCGGTGCGCGCCTCACCTCTCCGGATATCCGTGCCGGTATCGCCCTGCTGATAGCCGCCATGAGTGCGGAAGGAACTAGTACGATCAGTAATATCGAGCAGATAGACCGTGGTTATCAAAACATAGAAGGACGCCTGAACGCTATCGGAGCCAGAATTACTCGAATATGA
- a CDS encoding DUF4290 domain-containing protein, protein MQYNTQQKRMPLPEYGRSIQNMVDYALTIQDRAERQRCANTIINIMGNMFPHLRDVPDFKHKLWDHLAIMSGFELDIDYPYEIIRKDNLVTRPDHIPYNTTRMRYRHYGHTLEVLIKKAIEFPEGNEKRNLIALICNHMKKDYMAWNKDTVDDKKIAEDLYELSDGKLQMTDDIVRLMAERLNQNYRPKTNYTNNRQNNQRRNYRQNNQDR, encoded by the coding sequence ATGCAATACAATACCCAACAGAAAAGAATGCCGCTTCCCGAATATGGGCGGAGTATTCAGAACATGGTAGATTATGCGTTGACCATTCAAGATCGTGCAGAGCGTCAGCGTTGTGCCAACACCATTATCAATATAATGGGGAATATGTTTCCCCACCTGCGTGATGTACCCGATTTCAAGCATAAGTTGTGGGATCACCTCGCTATTATGTCCGGTTTTGAACTCGATATTGACTATCCTTACGAGATCATCCGCAAGGACAACCTCGTCACCCGTCCGGATCATATCCCTTACAACACTACCCGTATGCGTTACCGTCACTACGGACATACACTGGAAGTGCTGATTAAGAAAGCGATCGAGTTTCCCGAAGGAAACGAAAAACGCAACTTGATTGCTTTGATCTGCAACCACATGAAGAAAGACTACATGGCGTGGAACAAGGACACGGTGGACGATAAGAAAATTGCCGAAGACCTGTACGAACTTTCCGACGGAAAGCTCCAGATGACCGATGATATTGTCCGTCTAATGGCAGAACGTCTCAACCAGAATTACCGTCCGAAGACGAACTATACCAACAATCGTCAGAATAACCAGCGGAGAAACTACCGTCAGAATAACCAGGACAGATAA